One region of Melitaea cinxia chromosome 29, ilMelCinx1.1, whole genome shotgun sequence genomic DNA includes:
- the LOC123667869 gene encoding protein seele, with protein sequence MRLNTAIFSVAILFVAVSAKIDPQNLRCLVCRQTFEELNKAIKGVEKWKKVDVGNFRMDSSGNTMQQKVPAHRSAVYISELIDGICKKMDDYVRVYYKATGKLAIIQLMTPDGGMNPESSKTKFVTDDDLNKSLEYYCERMFEDNEDEITDLYKNRPEDDVMPNAEREICFDHAKYCEEWMLPNENDTTWTPEMEAEYIKVHGPDPYGFGGLPQTQFHQQAPDSDGYDDTDDDEEELAAEDTPEEPLAKEEL encoded by the exons ATGCGGTTAAATACTGCTATTTTCAGTGTGGCTATTTTATTCGTTGCAGTTTCGGCGAAAATTGATCCACAAAACTTAAGATGCTTAG taTGCCGCCAGACCTTTGAAGAGCTCAATAAGGCTATTAAGGGCGTTGAAAAATGGAAAAAAGTTGAT GTAGGTAACTTCAGAATGGACTCCAGCGGCAACACAATGCAACAAAAAGTACCCGCTCACCGCTCTGCTGTCTACATCTCGGAACTTATTGATGGCATTt GCAAGAAAATGGATGACTACGTCCGTGTGTACTACAAGGCGACCGGCAAGCTGGCCATCATACAACTGATGACCCCGGATGGTGGCATGAACCCCGAATCTTCCAAGACCAAGTTCGTCACTGACGATGATCTTAACAAGAGCTTAGAGTATTAT TGTGAAAGAATGTTCGAAGACAACGAGGATGAAATCAcagatttatacaaaaacagACCGGAAGACGATGTCATGCCGAATGCGGAGAGagag ATTTGTTTCGATCACGCGAAGTACTGTGAGGAGTGGATGTTGCCCAACGAAAATGACACCACGTGGACGCCTGAGATGGAGGCCGAGTATATTAAG GTCCACGGACCCGATCCCTACGGTTTCGGCGGATTGCCCCAGACACAGTTTCACCAGCAGGCCCCCGACTCCGATGGTTACGATGATACAGATGATGATGAAGAGGAACTGGCCGCTGAGGATACTCCTGAGGAACCACTGGCCAAGGAGGAACTGTAA